The DNA segment ATACAAAATCTCCATGATGTAGTGAATAAAACACCAATTTATTATACTAGATAGGAATTAGACCTTCAAGGTTTTGGGCTCTGTCTCAGAATTTATTATGCTAGATAGCAATTCAAGACTGTTTCGTGCAACTACAAGaagctctttcttctcttcagcTGACATGTGTTGGGACCGGAAGAAAAAGCCAAGTCATCCATAGAAACTAGTCCAGCTTCGGGAACAGGGTAGCTTGAAGGAGGGTCTAATCCCTGTTGTTGAAGATAAGACCCTAAATTGTGAGGAACACCGGGCGAACTTCCTCCTCCTACATCAATTGGTTCAGCCCTTTCTTGCAAACTCTGCCATCAACCacagaaaaatcagaactcagtTAAACCCTAAATTAAGAATGTAAAGCGCTCCAAAATTAAGCACTTTCATCTTCCCATGGCAAATTCAATTCTGACATTCAATCATATATAATGatgcaaaacaagaaaaggagggGCAGCGTAGGTGATGGTAGAAGAGGTAGTAAGGGGAAAATGTCCTGTTTTGAAACGACATCGTTTTAGGGCGAGAGGACTAATATGTCCTGTAGCTACACGTTTTGGCGTAAGACTAATATGTCCTGTTTTATAAAGTTATGTTTTATAAAGTTACATGCAACGTGTGCTCCTGTAACGGCCAGGTCAGTGTCACGGGAGACACGTCAGTATTTTTCGTTGAGCCCAACAAAGACACTTTAATGGAGAGGTAAATTTGTACACATTTTAAAAGGGCCAGGAACATAAATGTATTTTCTAATTCTCGAGGACGAAAATGTCcgtcgaaaaaaaaaaattagggacAAATTTGTCTTTTACTCTTGTTTTAAATAACCTTGTAATGATGTGGTAAgtgataaaaatactaaaatagaaaagaatagATTGTCAATTGATAttgtcaaatataatattatcacactatatattttaaaaaaagtattatttgCACACCAAATTCAGCGATTAAAATCACCTGTATAATTAACTTacttttaatatgttttatacTCCAATGTATACTCTACATTGATAACTGATTTTTTtagctaattttagtgtatatttttaaggaaactaaaaatttgagagatattatatattaaaaaatcacACTTAATAAcaccaattaaaaggaaaaattgaaaagatccATTTTGGCCAATACATTTTGAAAAGGGATCATTGTCGTACATGTTACAATCTAATTAGGCAAGAACGAGTGAGACACAATGCAACCCACTCACACTTTCTCGACAAATTGCGGCAGCAATGTCCATAGACTTGCACACTAGTGTCAAAACTTTTCTAAGAGACGAATTTTTGGGATCGATTTCAATCCACAAGCCCATCTTCCATCTCCAAAGGATCAGATGTTAACTAAGATTTTTGCTTCTTTGATTTCTTTCCTGATGGTTGTTCTGATGATCCTATGATGTATGTCTCAGCATTTATGTTTTCTTCGGATTTGCGCATCCCTAGCTTCTTTGCTTTTTGCTGTTGATAAACCAAATTTGGATTCAAGTTAGATGATAACACATTCAAGAGACACTCCTAGTTCGACATTCATTTTGGCAAAATGGAAATTCTGCTGAAGTTACCTTTAAGGACTTTGCCATGTCAgctacattattattattagcatcTTCAGATTTATCCACCGGCTTTGCAGGTTCCTGAAGAgtgcaaataaaatttttacaatGCAATAAAGAACATTAAAAACAATATGCACGGCAAAATTTGTATCGAAAAGTAGAGGATATTGCAAAAGAAATATGAGAAAAACCTTGGGTGGAATGAAGgcctcttctctttttcttttgttctcagCAGTTTTTTCCGCTTGCTTCTCCTGCTTCTCTTGCCATTTCTTTGCTGATTTCTTCTTAGCACTTAAGAAGTATTCTCCAGTTTCTAATTCAATATCAACCTGAAACACCATCAATTCATAAATTAACAACAAACCACAGGATGTCAAGACAAGAACAGAACAAACACAATTTAAAACTCGTATGAACATAACTCCTGAGAAAAGGGGAACAAAGGCAGGAGGTTGGAAGTGATGCTAGAAGGGGTCAATAGGTCAGAAGAGATTATACTAAGCAATGATAGAATGAAATCCAACATGACAGGAGATGGTAGTCATTGTCTCACCTTACTGGGCTGTTGAGGAGGCGGGAAAGGAGTATATGGCTTCTTTTCTTTAGATTTAACCTTCTTTTGCTGAACATTTTTCCTACAAAAGGTGTGGTGTCATAAAGCTGCAGCAGAGTGTGGGTACTATGAATGTTAATACAAAATATCAAATGAATGCAGGCATACTTCTTGAACTTTGGAAGAAACCTATCCCAGTTTTCTTGTGCAAGGGCCGGATCCTTTTCAAGTTCTTTCTTCAGCATAAGAACCTGACAATGTGAAAAAGAGGGGAAATTTGAGAAATTTTTGATACCTGAAGTTTCATACAATAAAATTAGTCTACAGAAAATACAAGTACACTAACCTTAATGTTGTACACAGGATGCATTTTATTCAGCATGCATTCTTCAACAATCCTCCTTACTTGCTTCAAGCCTTTAAATGAACCCATTGCAGCAACTGTATTTCCCTGTGGAATTGagaacaaaaattcaaaagaagtcAGTTCATTCTCTAGTCCACCCAAATCTTGGATCAAGTTGAAGTCCATCTTAACAATCTAG comes from the Arachis duranensis cultivar V14167 chromosome 7, aradu.V14167.gnm2.J7QH, whole genome shotgun sequence genome and includes:
- the LOC107496721 gene encoding KRR1 small subunit processome component homolog, which gives rise to MVRDGDATDQNGDALVPPLPTNEKRKGKHDKPKPWDEDPHIDHWKVEKFDPSWNEGGMLEVSSFSTLFPQYREKYLQEAWPLVKSALKEFGISCELNLVEGSMTVSTTRKTRDPYIIVKARDLIKLLSRSVPAPQAIKILDDEVQCDIIKISGLVRNKERFVKRRQHLVGPNSSTLKALEILTGCYILVQGNTVAAMGSFKGLKQVRRIVEECMLNKMHPVYNIKVLMLKKELEKDPALAQENWDRFLPKFKKKNVQQKKVKSKEKKPYTPFPPPQQPSKVDIELETGEYFLSAKKKSAKKWQEKQEKQAEKTAENKRKREEAFIPPKEPAKPVDKSEDANNNNVADMAKSLKQKAKKLGMRKSEENINAETYIIGSSEQPSGKKSKKQKS